In the Leishmania mexicana MHOM/GT/2001/U1103 complete genome, chromosome 31 genome, one interval contains:
- a CDS encoding 3-hydroxyisobutyryl-coenzyme A hydrolase,putative, with the protein MHRTGARCSASVLCKDYPHARHITLNRPNSLNALDYGMTRELHRLYVTEPAPPSSLYILTGAGTKAFCAGGDVIGLATNNPSGCGREFFYWEYQVDYKTSIIPAGQVCLWDGYVLGGGAGLSIGSAYRVASEKACFAMPEVAIGMFPDVGASWFLPRLSVPGLGLYMCLTGHRLHGADLVHLGLATHFVPSAKMSELEQALVSMSDAGDVEAVLDKYTTPTTQLPPCTIAHSFSSLARYFDITANLTISSILDACRAHAQTDPLTKAAADLMPSFSPTAMTLALELMKRGSKLSTPVEAFQMEYCVSQHMIATHDFREGVRALLIDKDKKPKWQPSTVAKVTAEAIDAYFRPTTPNQPVWDPVVPLSERAS; encoded by the coding sequence ATGCATCGCACCGGCGCGCGTTGTAGCGCGAGCGTGCTCTGTAAAGACTACCCACATGCGCGCCACATTACCCTCAACCGACCCAATTCACTGAACGCGCTGGATTATGGCATGACACGAGAGCTGCACCGACTGTACGTGACAGAGCCGGCTCCTCCGTCATCCCTGTACATCCTCACCGGGGCGGGCACAAAGGCAttctgcgccggcggcgatgTGATCGGCCTCGCGACGAACAACCCGTCCGGATGCGGTCGTGAATTCTTCTACTGGGAGTACCAAGTAGACTACAAGACGAGCATCATTCCTGCTGGGCAGGTGTGCTTGTGGGACGGCTACGTGctcggtggcggtgctggcttATCGATTGGAAGTGCTTAtcgcgtggcgtcggagaaGGCGTGCTTTGCAATGCCTGAGGTGGCCATAGGTATGTTCCCCGATGTAGGGGCTTCGTGGTTCCTGCCGCGGCTGTCAGTGCCTGGACTTGGGCTCTACATGTGTCTCACCGGCCACCGGCTCCACGGGGCCGACCTTGTGCACCTTGGGCTTGCAACGCACTTTGTGCCATCTGCCAAGATGAGCGAGCTGGAGCAGGCTCTCGTCTCGATGTCGGACGCAGGTGATGTAGAGGCGGTGCTAGACAAGTACACGACGCCGACAACGCAGCTGCCACCATGCACCATCGCCCAttccttttcctctctcgccAGGTATTTTGACATAACGGCCAACCTAACCATATCGTCCATCTTGGACGCGTGCAGGGCGCATGCACAGACGGATCCGCTGACCAAGGCAGCCGCGGACCTCATGCCCTCCTTTTCCCCAACGGCCATGACGCTCGCACTGGAGCTTATGAAGCGCGGTTCGAAGCTGAGCACACCCGTGGAGGCGTTCCAGATGGAGTACTGCGTTTCCCAGCACATGATCGCGACACACGACTTTCGCGAAGGTGTCCGAGCCCTGCTCATCGATAAAGACAAGAAGCCGAAGTGGCAACCGTCAACCGTTGCCAAGGTAACAGCGGAGGCCATCGATGCGTATTTCCGCCCCACCACACCGAACCAGCCGGTCTGGGATCCAGTGGTGCCGCTCTCGGAGCGCGCATCGTGA